The Lewinellaceae bacterium genome has a segment encoding these proteins:
- a CDS encoding nucleoside phosphorylase: protein MKKIPESELVVNGDGSIYHLNLKPEHIAETIITVGDPGRVAMVSKYFDKIEFKGQKREFVTHTGQLGNKRLTVISTGIGPDNIDIVMNELDALVNIDLDTRQPKSTQTSLDIIRMGTSGCLQPGVEVGSLVLSVFAVGLDNLMHFYHFFPDKIESALYKKLLDSHFPFPTRPYAVQGSEALLNALGEGLRQGITMTAPGFYAPQGRSVRLESRLQGKLESLMDFRFEQWPIMNFEMESSAIYGLSKLLGHRALSCNVILANRADKTFSNDPKGITEYMIKTMLERLERM from the coding sequence ATGAAAAAAATACCAGAGTCTGAACTCGTCGTCAATGGTGACGGGAGCATTTACCATCTCAATTTAAAACCTGAACATATTGCAGAAACCATTATCACGGTTGGGGATCCGGGCAGGGTCGCCATGGTTTCCAAATATTTTGACAAAATTGAATTTAAGGGACAAAAGCGGGAATTCGTAACCCATACCGGACAGCTGGGCAATAAACGTTTAACCGTTATTTCCACCGGAATCGGTCCGGATAATATTGATATTGTGATGAACGAACTGGACGCCCTGGTCAATATTGATCTTGATACCCGTCAGCCCAAATCTACCCAAACCAGCCTGGATATCATCCGGATGGGAACCTCCGGGTGTCTGCAGCCCGGCGTGGAAGTCGGAAGTCTTGTCCTGAGTGTCTTCGCGGTCGGTTTGGATAACCTCATGCATTTTTATCATTTTTTCCCTGATAAGATAGAATCGGCACTATACAAGAAATTGCTCGATAGCCATTTCCCTTTTCCAACCCGCCCCTATGCTGTTCAGGGAAGCGAAGCACTTTTAAATGCCCTGGGGGAGGGACTTCGACAGGGGATAACCATGACTGCCCCCGGGTTTTATGCTCCACAGGGAAGATCCGTGCGCCTGGAAAGCAGACTCCAGGGAAAACTCGAAAGTCTTATGGATTTTCGATTTGAGCAGTGGCCCATCATGAACTTCGAAATGGAATCGTCTGCCATTTACGGCTTGTCGAAACTGCTGGGGCATCGCGCATTATCCTGTAATGTTATCCTGGCAAACCGGGCAGATAAGACCTTTAGCAACGATCCGAAAGGTATTACAGAATATATGATCAAAACAATGCTGGAAAGGCTGGAACGTATGTGA
- a CDS encoding acyl transferase yields the protein MNTNAIRNELAKKITNINAGSFEKIAIQVFQYQATYNPLYAEYLQLIQKPITSVKTLEDIPFLPIAFFKSHEVKSGKWESLQIFTSSGTTGSATSRHHVRNLDWYQQVSMQCFKPFYGDVSEYCTLALLPSYLERSGSSLVFMADYFIRQSKYKSSGFFLHDLESLSNTLQECRQQKIPVILLGVSFALLDFAELFPTDLKDSIIMETGGMKGRRAEITRPELHEILNTAFNTSLIHSEYGMTELLSQAYSRGNGLFYPGPTMKILTREITDPLHVQKPGKNGAINIIDLGNLDTISFIASEDLGKVYEDGSFEILGRLDASDVRGCNLMVV from the coding sequence ATGAACACAAACGCCATTCGAAACGAACTCGCTAAAAAGATAACAAACATAAACGCCGGTAGTTTTGAAAAAATCGCTATTCAGGTATTTCAATACCAGGCCACTTACAATCCGCTTTATGCGGAATACCTCCAACTGATCCAAAAACCTATAACTTCCGTAAAAACCCTGGAAGATATCCCGTTTTTACCTATTGCCTTTTTTAAGTCGCACGAGGTCAAATCAGGAAAATGGGAAAGCCTCCAAATTTTCACCAGCAGCGGTACCACCGGCAGTGCCACCAGTCGTCATCATGTCCGGAACCTGGATTGGTACCAACAAGTCTCTATGCAGTGTTTTAAGCCCTTTTACGGAGATGTTTCGGAATATTGCACCCTTGCGCTGCTTCCCTCTTATCTGGAAAGGAGCGGCTCTTCTCTAGTATTCATGGCTGATTATTTCATCCGTCAGTCTAAATATAAATCAAGCGGTTTTTTCCTACATGACCTGGAGTCCCTTTCAAATACTTTACAAGAATGCCGGCAACAAAAAATCCCTGTCATTTTGTTAGGCGTTAGTTTTGCTTTATTGGATTTCGCGGAACTGTTTCCCACAGATCTTAAAGATTCGATCATTATGGAAACAGGGGGCATGAAAGGAAGGAGAGCGGAGATCACCAGGCCGGAGCTCCATGAAATACTGAATACAGCCTTTAATACCTCATTGATTCATTCGGAATACGGCATGACAGAGTTATTGTCTCAGGCATACTCCCGGGGAAACGGCCTTTTTTATCCGGGCCCAACCATGAAAATCCTGACCAGGGAGATCACTGATCCATTGCACGTCCAGAAACCTGGCAAAAATGGCGCCATTAATATAATTGACCTGGGCAACCTCGATACCATTAGTTTCATTGCCTCCGAAGATCTGGGCAAAGTTTATGAAGATGGCAGTTTTGAAATCCTGGGACGACTGGATGCCAGTGACGTACGCGGGTGCAATCTTATGGTGGTGTAA
- the moeB gene encoding molybdopterin-synthase adenylyltransferase MoeB produces MLTKEELRRYARHLNLPGFGIEAQEKLKNSRVLVIGAGGLGSPMLQYLAAAGVGHIGIVEFDVVDESNLQRQILYTTTDIGKSKAIAAKTRLEALNPLISIKVFEMPITRDNALDLIGQYDIVADGTDNFPTRYLVNDACVLAGKPNVYASVFRYEGQVSVFNLLLEDGTRSPNYRDLYPLPPPPDMVPNCAEGGVLGVLPGILGSMQANEVIKIITGIGKPLSGRLCLFDTADFSVRTLKYFKRKDTVIETLIDYEAFCSGTSKNDNMNTVKTMTVNTLKELIDAGENITLVDVREGFEREVFNIGGLHIPMGEIPSNANQIPDEGKVIIYCRSGARSANVVSFLQQQHAFDNLYNLVGGMIAWQDQIK; encoded by the coding sequence ATGCTTACCAAAGAGGAGTTGCGACGATATGCCCGACATCTTAATTTACCTGGCTTCGGAATAGAGGCCCAGGAAAAGCTAAAAAATTCACGTGTGCTGGTTATTGGTGCCGGAGGACTCGGCAGCCCGATGCTTCAATACCTGGCTGCTGCCGGTGTCGGTCACATTGGTATCGTGGAATTTGATGTGGTGGATGAGAGTAATCTTCAGCGGCAAATCCTTTATACCACAACGGATATTGGAAAATCCAAGGCCATTGCTGCTAAAACCAGACTTGAAGCACTCAATCCTTTGATCAGCATCAAAGTCTTTGAAATGCCCATCACCCGCGATAATGCCCTTGATCTTATTGGACAATATGATATTGTGGCTGACGGAACAGATAATTTTCCGACCCGCTACCTGGTAAATGATGCTTGTGTACTGGCTGGCAAACCCAATGTTTATGCCTCTGTTTTCAGGTATGAAGGGCAGGTCTCCGTATTCAATTTGCTGCTTGAAGACGGTACCCGAAGTCCTAATTACCGGGATCTGTATCCTTTGCCACCGCCTCCGGATATGGTACCAAACTGTGCCGAGGGAGGCGTTTTGGGAGTGTTGCCGGGAATACTTGGAAGTATGCAGGCCAACGAGGTCATCAAAATCATTACAGGGATTGGAAAACCATTATCCGGTAGATTGTGTTTATTTGACACAGCGGATTTCAGTGTCCGTACATTGAAATACTTTAAACGCAAAGACACCGTAATCGAAACATTAATAGATTACGAAGCATTTTGTTCCGGAACATCTAAAAATGACAATATGAATACCGTAAAGACCATGACCGTTAATACCCTCAAAGAACTCATCGATGCAGGCGAAAATATTACCCTGGTTGATGTACGTGAAGGGTTCGAAAGAGAAGTCTTTAATATTGGGGGGCTTCACATTCCAATGGGAGAAATCCCTTCCAATGCCAATCAAATACCTGACGAAGGGAAAGTGATCATATATTGCCGGAGTGGTGCGAGAAGTGCCAACGTTGTCAGCTTTCTTCAGCAGCAGCACGCTTTTGATAACCTCTACAATCTTGTAGGAGGAATGATCGCCTGGCAGGATCAGATCAAATAA
- a CDS encoding class I SAM-dependent RNA methyltransferase, translating to MFNVQFVAKTLAGLEEVLEKEIIDLGGQNITPLKRAVQFEGDLELLYRANYELRTAVRILRPIAKFTIKNEQELYDSIQTINWEDYMTVRDTLAIDGAVSSPYFNHSKYIAQKTKDAIVDQFRSKIGRRPDVDITNPHLRINVHIWEDECTVSLDSSGDSLHKRKYRLEQTTAPLSEVLAAGMIKLTGWNADSDFVDPMCGSGTILIEAAMMAYNIPPQLVRKDFGFMNWPDFDARLWRQVKQDARKRQRAFKHKILGFDLDPEAIKVTRINLKEVHLDTRVTVSQRDFAELELEEKNGGVLVINPPYGERLEEENINELYSMIGDRLKQAFSGFDAWIISSNYQAFKNIGLRTSRKIPLFNGSLECRFQKYELYQGSRKKKFN from the coding sequence ATATTCAACGTGCAATTCGTAGCAAAAACATTGGCAGGACTCGAGGAAGTGCTGGAAAAAGAAATAATTGACCTGGGCGGTCAAAATATTACGCCACTTAAGCGGGCCGTTCAATTTGAGGGTGACCTGGAATTATTGTACCGGGCCAATTATGAATTGCGCACTGCCGTCAGAATATTGCGCCCTATCGCAAAGTTTACCATCAAAAACGAGCAGGAACTTTACGACAGTATTCAAACCATCAACTGGGAGGATTATATGACTGTAAGGGATACCCTGGCTATTGACGGGGCTGTCTCCTCTCCGTACTTCAACCATTCCAAATACATCGCCCAAAAAACAAAGGATGCCATTGTCGATCAGTTTCGGTCAAAAATAGGTAGACGGCCTGATGTGGATATCACCAATCCTCACCTGAGGATCAATGTGCATATTTGGGAGGACGAATGTACCGTTTCCCTGGATAGCTCCGGAGATTCATTGCATAAAAGAAAATATCGCCTAGAACAAACCACCGCTCCCCTCAGCGAGGTATTGGCTGCCGGGATGATCAAACTTACAGGCTGGAATGCGGATAGTGACTTTGTCGATCCAATGTGCGGTTCGGGAACCATTCTCATCGAAGCGGCCATGATGGCTTATAATATTCCTCCCCAGTTGGTCCGAAAAGACTTTGGGTTTATGAACTGGCCGGATTTTGATGCCAGGTTGTGGCGCCAGGTCAAACAGGACGCCCGAAAAAGACAGCGGGCTTTTAAACATAAAATATTGGGATTTGACCTTGATCCCGAAGCCATTAAAGTAACCAGGATCAACTTAAAAGAAGTTCATCTCGACACGAGGGTGACCGTTTCACAAAGAGATTTTGCGGAGCTGGAACTGGAAGAGAAAAACGGCGGGGTGCTGGTCATCAATCCTCCTTATGGAGAACGATTGGAAGAGGAGAATATCAACGAATTGTATAGCATGATAGGGGATCGGCTCAAACAGGCCTTTTCGGGGTTTGATGCCTGGATCATTTCTTCCAATTACCAGGCTTTTAAAAACATCGGGCTGAGAACTTCGCGAAAGATCCCTTTGTTTAACGGTTCCCTGGAATGCAGGTTTCAGAAATATGAATTGTATCAGGGAAGCCGGAAGAAAAAGTTCAATTGA
- the gldN gene encoding gliding motility protein GldN produces MKITLKLLSLSFLILFFAAPANAQVPDNIILTEAENEDEEGPLDDVVERTTILEKRVLPYDNIREADLFWEKRIWRVIDVREKMNLPFAYPERPFFTILMDAAESGEITVYDAEDDKFSSSLDPNEVASMGASIDTVTTFDPVTYEEKIQIVTNEINPEDVKRFRVKEVWFFDEESSTLQVRILGIAPLLDVKDENGNFKYEKPMFWVYYPTARELLARERVFNYGNDASPMSWEDLLEMRFFASFVYKESNVFDQRLQDYLSGVDLLLEGKNIEAEIFNFEHDLWSY; encoded by the coding sequence ATGAAGATCACTTTAAAACTGCTTAGTTTAAGTTTTTTAATTTTATTCTTCGCAGCCCCGGCTAATGCTCAGGTGCCGGACAATATCATCCTTACGGAGGCTGAAAACGAGGATGAAGAAGGACCACTCGACGATGTTGTAGAGAGAACTACAATATTGGAAAAACGAGTACTTCCTTATGACAATATTCGTGAAGCCGATCTTTTTTGGGAAAAACGCATTTGGAGGGTAATTGACGTACGTGAGAAAATGAACCTGCCTTTCGCTTATCCTGAACGCCCGTTTTTTACTATTCTGATGGATGCAGCTGAATCAGGTGAAATCACCGTTTATGATGCAGAAGATGATAAATTTTCATCCTCTCTTGATCCTAATGAAGTAGCTTCAATGGGAGCAAGCATCGATACGGTAACCACCTTCGATCCTGTCACCTATGAAGAGAAAATTCAGATCGTAACCAACGAAATTAATCCGGAAGACGTAAAACGTTTCCGTGTTAAAGAAGTTTGGTTTTTTGATGAAGAATCTTCCACCTTACAGGTTCGTATCCTTGGAATTGCTCCATTACTTGATGTAAAGGATGAAAACGGCAATTTCAAGTATGAGAAGCCAATGTTCTGGGTATATTACCCAACAGCAAGAGAGTTGCTGGCAAGAGAAAGAGTATTCAATTACGGTAACGACGCTTCGCCAATGTCTTGGGAAGATTTACTCGAAATGCGCTTCTTTGCAAGTTTCGTCTACAAAGAATCTAACGTATTTGATCAGCGTTTGCAGGATTACCTTTCCGGAGTTGATCTTCTGTTGGAAGGAAAAAATATTGAAGCTGAAATTTTCAACTTCGAACATGACCTTTGGTCATACTAA